One Obesumbacterium proteus DNA window includes the following coding sequences:
- a CDS encoding class I SAM-dependent methyltransferase, whose protein sequence is MSSQQSHHNAVDRQFADQANAYLSSAVHAQGNDLKRLAHLLSGEDFASVLDLGCGAGHASFAVAAQVNDVVAYDLSEKMLAVVKQAASDKGLTNLSTAQGVAESLPFENESFDIVISRYSAHHWYDVGKALREVKRVLKPGGRAIFMDVVSPGHSILDVHLQTVEILRDTSHVRDYAPGEWLTFFTEAGLQIQTVTSDRLHLEFASWISRMRTPEPLVTAIRMIQESASEEVKQHFEVQPDSSFTSDIMMFEVVKA, encoded by the coding sequence ATGAGCAGTCAGCAGAGTCATCATAATGCCGTCGATCGTCAATTTGCCGATCAGGCTAACGCTTATCTCAGCAGTGCGGTACATGCGCAGGGCAACGATTTAAAACGCCTTGCGCATCTGCTCAGCGGTGAAGACTTTGCGAGCGTTCTCGATCTCGGTTGCGGAGCCGGTCATGCTAGTTTTGCCGTGGCAGCTCAAGTTAACGACGTTGTGGCTTACGATCTCTCAGAAAAAATGCTCGCGGTAGTCAAACAGGCGGCAAGCGATAAAGGATTAACCAATCTGAGCACCGCGCAGGGCGTTGCTGAATCGCTGCCGTTCGAGAATGAATCCTTCGATATTGTTATCAGCCGTTATTCGGCGCATCACTGGTACGATGTTGGTAAGGCATTACGCGAGGTCAAGCGCGTGCTAAAACCAGGGGGAAGGGCGATCTTTATGGACGTGGTGTCGCCGGGTCACTCCATTTTAGATGTACATCTGCAAACGGTGGAGATTCTGCGCGATACGTCTCACGTGCGTGATTATGCGCCGGGCGAGTGGTTAACGTTTTTCACCGAAGCGGGGCTGCAAATCCAAACCGTCACGTCAGACCGTCTACATCTTGAGTTTGCTAGTTGGATTAGCCGCATGCGTACCCCCGAGCCGCTGGTTACCGCGATTCGAATGATACAGGAAAGCGCTTCTGAAGAGGTTAAACAACATTTTGAAGT
- a CDS encoding trypsin-like serine peptidase: MRLLRTVTLCAPVLYCAITAQPAVADDEVLTPAQQIQLFYGKDDRVKITNVTHSPWDAIGQIETESGNLCTATLITSRLVLTAGHCLLAPPGKVDPAIALRFSSHNQKWRYEITQLRTLVDPKLGKRLKADGEGWIVPSSAAQQDYGLVEIESDRLPAIEPLPLWQGTSKQLTAALKANKRLVTQAGYPQDHLDDLYSHENCLVTGWAQTGVLSHQCDTLPGDSGSPLLMSTDTGWRLIAIQSSAPAAENRDLADNRAVAVTAFSDGLKRLMQQNAKPESDR, from the coding sequence ATGCGATTACTACGTACCGTTACGTTATGCGCTCCGGTTTTATATTGTGCCATTACCGCCCAACCTGCCGTCGCTGATGATGAGGTTCTGACCCCCGCACAGCAAATTCAGCTTTTCTATGGCAAAGATGACCGCGTCAAAATTACCAATGTGACCCACTCCCCGTGGGATGCTATTGGGCAAATCGAAACCGAGAGCGGAAATTTATGCACCGCCACGTTAATTACGTCACGTCTGGTTCTGACCGCAGGACACTGTTTATTAGCGCCGCCGGGAAAAGTTGATCCTGCGATTGCACTACGTTTTTCCTCACACAATCAGAAATGGCGCTACGAAATTACCCAGCTGCGCACGCTGGTTGACCCAAAATTAGGCAAACGGCTTAAAGCCGACGGCGAGGGATGGATTGTTCCCTCCTCCGCTGCTCAGCAAGATTATGGTTTAGTTGAAATCGAAAGCGATCGGTTACCGGCAATTGAGCCGCTGCCGTTATGGCAAGGTACAAGCAAACAGCTGACGGCGGCATTGAAGGCGAACAAGCGCTTAGTGACGCAGGCCGGATACCCGCAGGATCATCTGGATGATTTGTATAGCCATGAAAATTGCTTGGTGACGGGCTGGGCGCAAACAGGCGTGCTGAGCCATCAGTGTGATACGTTGCCTGGCGACAGCGGATCTCCGCTGCTGATGTCAACCGATACCGGCTGGCGTCTGATCGCGATTCAAAGCTCGGCGCCTGCCGCTGAGAATCGTGATTTAGCCGACAATCGCGCGGTGGCCGTCACCGCGTTCAGTGACGGCCTAAAGCGCCTGATGCAACAAAATGCTAAGCCAGAATCTGATCGATAG
- the hrpA gene encoding ATP-dependent RNA helicase HrpA: protein MTSPLSAIASQLDELMLRDKQRLMRRIQGAKKVKKSESQQAIADTLAIDLANAMQRVEARRAACPKITYPESLPVSQKKDDILAAIRDNQVVIVAGETGSGKTTQLPKICLELGRGIKGLIGHTQPRRLAARSVGDRIAHELDTSLGGAVGYKVRFNDQVSDTTLVKLMTDGILLAEIQQDRMLMQYDTLIIDEAHERSLNIDFILGYLRQLLPKRPDLKVIITSATIDPQRFSRHFNNAPIIEVSGRTYPVEVRYRPVVDDADDVDRDQLQAIFDAVDELGRESAGDILIFMSGEREIRDTADALTKLNLPHTEILPLYARLSASEQNRVFQSHHGRRIVLATNVAETSLTVPGIKYVIDPGTARISRYSFRTKVQRLPIEPISQASANQRKGRCGRVSEGICIRLYSEQDFLSRPEFTDPEILRTNLASVILQMTSLGLGDIAAFPFVEAPDKRNILDGVRLLEELGAVTTSEQGHQQLTPMGRQLAQLPIDPRLARMVLESQKHGAVREVMIITAGLSIQDPRERPSEKKQASDEKHRRFADKESDFMSLVNLWDHLKEQQKELSANQFRRQCKTDYLNYLRVREWQDIYTQLRQVVKELRIPINSVPGDFRGIHCSLLSGLLSHIGQKDADKQEFTGARNARFAIFPGSALFKKPPKWTMVAELVETSRLWGRIAARIDPEWIEPLAQHLIKKSYSEPHWEKAQGAVMATEKVTLYGLPIVAARKVNYGSIDPQVSRELFIRHALVEGDWQTRHAFFRANQRLRSEVEELEHKSRRRDILVDDETLFSFYDQRIGHDVVSARHFDSWWKKASREEPELLNFEKSMLIKDGAQGVSALDYPNFWHQGSFKLRLSYQFEPGTDADGVTVHIPLAILNQIEESGFDWQIPGIRRELVIALIKSLPKPIRRNFVPAPNYAEAFLARATPLEMPLLESMERELRRMTGVTVSREEWQLDQVPDHLRMTFRVIDDKKKTLAEGKSLEALKTELKGQVQQTLSEVADDGLEQQGLHVWSFGSLPQSYEQKRGGYSMKAFPALVDEKDSVAIRLFETEQEQQQAMWQGSRRLLLLNIPSPIKYLHEKLPNKAKLGLYFNPYGKVLDLIDDCIACGIDSLIAKHGGPAWSEEGFTQLHEQVRAELNDEVVSIARQVEQILTTANGINKRLKGRVDIALALALSDIKNQVGNLIYRGFVTATGAARLPDVERYLHAIERRLEKLAIDPHRDRAQMLKVEQVQQAWQQMLNKLPPPRINEPEVKEIRWMIEELRVSYFAQQLGTPYPISEKRIMQAIDQILA, encoded by the coding sequence GTGACATCCCCGCTAAGCGCCATCGCCTCGCAGCTTGATGAATTGATGCTGCGCGATAAACAGCGTCTGATGCGCCGCATACAGGGCGCCAAAAAGGTCAAAAAATCCGAGAGCCAACAGGCTATTGCCGATACCTTGGCTATCGATCTTGCTAACGCTATGCAGCGCGTTGAAGCGCGTCGTGCTGCCTGTCCTAAAATTACCTATCCCGAAAGTTTACCGGTTAGCCAGAAAAAAGATGACATCCTCGCCGCTATTCGCGACAACCAAGTGGTTATCGTGGCGGGTGAAACTGGCTCGGGGAAAACCACCCAGCTACCGAAAATTTGTCTGGAACTAGGACGCGGCATTAAAGGGCTGATTGGCCATACTCAGCCGCGTCGTTTGGCCGCACGTTCGGTCGGCGATCGTATCGCTCATGAGCTAGATACTTCACTTGGTGGAGCAGTCGGTTATAAAGTTCGTTTCAACGATCAGGTGAGTGATACCACGCTAGTTAAGCTGATGACAGACGGTATTTTGCTGGCTGAAATTCAGCAAGACCGCATGCTGATGCAATATGACACGCTGATTATCGATGAGGCGCATGAACGTAGCCTGAATATCGATTTCATCCTCGGCTATCTGCGCCAGCTTTTGCCTAAGCGTCCCGATCTGAAAGTGATCATTACGTCGGCGACGATTGATCCTCAGCGCTTCTCTCGTCATTTTAATAACGCACCGATTATTGAAGTCTCAGGTCGTACCTATCCGGTGGAAGTGCGCTATCGTCCGGTCGTTGATGATGCCGACGACGTAGACCGCGACCAGCTTCAGGCCATTTTTGATGCCGTTGATGAGCTAGGACGTGAGAGCGCCGGTGACATTCTGATCTTTATGAGCGGTGAACGCGAAATTCGCGATACGGCCGATGCGCTGACCAAGCTGAACTTGCCGCATACCGAGATTTTGCCGCTCTATGCGCGCTTATCGGCCAGTGAACAAAATCGCGTTTTCCAAAGCCATCACGGACGCCGCATCGTGCTGGCTACCAACGTGGCAGAAACGTCGCTAACCGTTCCGGGGATAAAATATGTTATCGATCCGGGAACGGCGCGTATTAGCCGCTACAGTTTTAGAACCAAGGTTCAGCGCTTGCCGATTGAACCTATTTCTCAAGCTTCGGCGAATCAGCGCAAAGGCCGCTGTGGCCGTGTTTCTGAAGGTATCTGTATTCGGCTATACAGCGAACAAGATTTCCTTTCACGGCCAGAATTTACCGATCCAGAAATTCTTCGCACTAACTTAGCCTCGGTCATTCTACAAATGACGTCGCTGGGACTCGGCGATATCGCGGCTTTCCCGTTTGTGGAAGCACCGGATAAACGCAATATTCTTGACGGCGTTCGTCTGCTAGAAGAGCTTGGCGCGGTAACTACCTCTGAGCAGGGGCACCAGCAACTGACGCCTATGGGCCGTCAGCTGGCTCAACTGCCTATCGATCCCCGCTTGGCGCGTATGGTGCTGGAGTCGCAGAAACATGGCGCGGTACGAGAAGTGATGATCATCACCGCCGGGCTGTCGATTCAAGATCCGCGTGAGCGCCCGAGTGAGAAGAAGCAGGCCTCTGATGAAAAACATCGTCGCTTTGCTGATAAAGAGAGTGATTTTATGTCGCTGGTGAACCTGTGGGATCACCTAAAAGAGCAACAAAAAGAGCTTTCTGCCAACCAATTCCGCCGCCAGTGTAAAACCGATTATCTGAATTATCTGCGCGTTCGTGAATGGCAGGATATTTACACCCAACTCCGGCAGGTCGTCAAAGAGCTACGTATTCCGATTAACTCGGTACCGGGTGATTTTCGCGGTATTCACTGCTCGTTGCTTAGCGGTTTGCTCTCGCATATTGGCCAAAAAGATGCCGATAAACAGGAGTTCACCGGCGCACGCAATGCGCGATTTGCGATTTTCCCCGGCTCGGCATTATTCAAGAAACCACCAAAATGGACCATGGTGGCAGAGCTAGTGGAAACCTCCCGTTTGTGGGGGCGTATCGCCGCGCGTATCGATCCCGAATGGATCGAACCACTCGCACAGCACCTGATTAAGAAAAGCTACAGTGAACCGCATTGGGAGAAAGCCCAAGGTGCGGTGATGGCGACGGAAAAAGTCACGCTGTACGGGCTGCCGATTGTGGCTGCGCGTAAGGTGAACTATGGCAGCATCGATCCGCAGGTCAGTCGTGAGCTGTTTATTCGTCATGCGCTGGTGGAAGGTGATTGGCAAACGCGTCATGCCTTTTTCCGTGCGAATCAGCGCCTGCGCTCAGAAGTGGAAGAGCTTGAACACAAATCGCGTCGCCGCGACATTTTGGTCGATGATGAAACGTTGTTTAGTTTCTACGATCAGCGCATTGGTCATGATGTGGTTTCTGCTCGTCATTTCGATAGCTGGTGGAAAAAAGCCAGCCGCGAAGAGCCTGAGCTGCTCAATTTTGAAAAATCGATGCTGATTAAAGACGGTGCGCAAGGCGTGAGCGCACTCGATTATCCTAATTTCTGGCATCAAGGTTCATTCAAGCTGCGTCTTTCCTATCAGTTTGAGCCGGGTACTGATGCCGATGGGGTGACCGTACACATTCCACTGGCGATCCTAAACCAGATTGAAGAATCAGGTTTCGATTGGCAAATTCCGGGGATCCGCCGTGAGTTGGTGATTGCGCTCATTAAGTCATTACCCAAACCGATTCGACGCAATTTCGTGCCAGCACCGAACTATGCCGAGGCTTTCTTGGCGCGGGCGACACCGCTTGAGATGCCGCTGCTCGAGTCGATGGAACGAGAACTGCGTCGTATGACCGGCGTGACAGTGTCACGCGAAGAGTGGCAGCTCGATCAGGTTCCCGACCATTTACGTATGACGTTCCGCGTCATTGACGACAAAAAGAAAACGTTAGCAGAAGGTAAATCGCTGGAGGCGTTAAAAACCGAGCTTAAAGGGCAGGTACAGCAGACGCTATCCGAAGTGGCTGACGATGGACTTGAGCAACAAGGCTTGCATGTCTGGAGCTTTGGCTCGCTTCCGCAAAGCTATGAGCAAAAGCGTGGCGGCTACTCGATGAAGGCGTTTCCGGCGTTGGTGGATGAGAAGGATAGCGTCGCTATTCGTCTTTTTGAAACCGAGCAGGAGCAGCAGCAGGCCATGTGGCAGGGTTCACGCCGCTTATTACTGCTTAACATTCCATCTCCAATCAAATACTTGCATGAAAAATTGCCGAACAAAGCCAAATTAGGACTGTATTTTAACCCTTACGGTAAAGTTTTGGATTTGATTGATGACTGTATCGCCTGTGGAATTGACTCATTAATCGCCAAACACGGTGGGCCAGCGTGGAGTGAAGAAGGATTTACCCAACTCCATGAGCAGGTGCGCGCGGAGCTTAACGATGAAGTGGTTTCTATTGCGCGGCAGGTCGAGCAAATCCTAACAACGGCGAACGGTATTAATAAGCGCCTCAAGGGAAGAGTCGATATAGCACTGGCGTTGGCGCTGTCTGATATTAAAAATCAGGTAGGTAACCTTATCTATCGTGGTTTTGTAACCGCAACGGGCGCGGCACGTTTACCGGATGTAGAACGTTACCTGCATGCGATTGAACGACGCTTAGAGAAACTGGCGATTGACCCGCATCGGGATCGTGCGCAAATGTTGAAAGTGGAACAGGTGCAGCAGGCATGGCAGCAGATGCTGAATAAGCTACCGCCGCCACGCATCAACGAGCCTGAAGTGAAAGAGATTCGCTGGATGATTGAAGAGCTGCGGGTGAGTTATTTTGCGCAACAATTGGGTACACCGTACCCAATTTCAGAAAAGCGCATCATGCAGGCTATCGATCAGATTCTGGCTTAG
- a CDS encoding FMN-dependent NADH-azoreductase — protein MSNVLVLKSSILANYSQSNVLADYFVDQWRQQHSDDKIQVRDLAADPIPVLDGELVGALRPSDAPLTPRQQDALELSNTLIEELQASDVIVITAPMYNFNISTQLKNYFDLVARAGVTFRYTEAGPEGLLKGKKVYVLTSRGGIHKDTNTDLVTPYLRVFLGFIGLTDVEFVFEEGIAYGPEMATKAQQDAKALITQLATA, from the coding sequence ATGAGCAACGTATTGGTTCTTAAATCTAGCATTCTGGCTAACTACTCTCAGTCTAACGTTCTGGCTGATTACTTTGTTGACCAATGGCGTCAGCAGCACAGCGACGACAAAATTCAGGTTCGTGACCTTGCCGCAGACCCAATTCCGGTGCTGGATGGTGAATTAGTCGGTGCACTGCGCCCTTCCGATGCGCCATTGACGCCGCGTCAGCAGGATGCATTAGAATTATCTAATACCCTGATTGAAGAGCTGCAAGCCTCTGACGTTATCGTGATTACAGCGCCAATGTACAACTTCAACATTTCTACCCAGTTGAAGAACTATTTTGACCTAGTGGCACGTGCCGGTGTGACCTTCCGATACACCGAAGCAGGCCCTGAAGGTTTGCTGAAAGGCAAAAAAGTTTATGTTCTGACCAGCCGCGGCGGTATTCATAAAGATACCAATACCGACTTGGTTACCCCTTACCTGCGCGTATTCTTGGGCTTTATTGGCCTGACTGACGTTGAGTTCGTGTTTGAAGAAGGGATCGCTTACGGCCCAGAGATGGCAACCAAAGCGCAGCAAGATGCTAAAGCACTGATCACTCAGTTGGCCACAGCATAA
- a CDS encoding YdbL family protein, giving the protein MRKSLIALLGAGLLFSSAVFALTLDQAKQQGRVGETLSGYIVAIKQDKETLALVQQINTGRAEKYQEVANNNHISREDVAKMAGQKLVERAASGEYVRGINGQWLRKP; this is encoded by the coding sequence ATGAGAAAATCGTTAATCGCTCTGTTGGGTGCCGGTTTACTGTTTAGCAGCGCCGTTTTTGCGCTCACCCTCGATCAGGCCAAGCAACAAGGCCGCGTGGGTGAAACCTTGAGTGGCTACATTGTGGCTATCAAACAAGACAAGGAAACGCTGGCGCTGGTGCAACAAATCAATACTGGGCGCGCCGAGAAATATCAGGAAGTGGCAAACAATAACCATATCAGCCGGGAAGACGTCGCCAAAATGGCGGGGCAAAAGCTGGTGGAACGCGCCGCTTCTGGTGAATATGTCCGCGGTATCAACGGACAGTGGCTGCGAAAGCCCTAG
- a CDS encoding YnbE family lipoprotein: MSNLKVWLLATAVCVPLTGCIPRIEVAAPKEPITINMNVKIEHEIHIKVDKDVENLLKTQSGLF, encoded by the coding sequence ATGAGCAACCTTAAGGTTTGGCTACTGGCGACGGCAGTCTGTGTACCATTGACGGGATGCATTCCCCGCATTGAGGTAGCCGCGCCGAAAGAGCCGATTACCATCAATATGAACGTCAAAATCGAACACGAAATTCACATCAAAGTGGATAAAGACGTCGAGAATTTATTGAAAACCCAATCGGGGCTGTTCTAA
- a CDS encoding YdbH family protein: protein MIKWLKRLFAALIAIFLALTFLWLTVAHWLPWVIKQWLPAGTRVEFSARPYWSNGALHLPGLSYLAEDCRLGDLSAARLRYQQGRWQMLADTLDVNTLCLEKLPSSDTPSAPLELDKIQRSLPLFDVAINHLIVSPWQDYAGAISVVNNADGQTVRYRSDRLSLDARLDDKQKLTVKKLSLKVPQTDQPIELDGELQIPLDLASLPRSGNMQAQLKTPFVEQPLLLISEWKNKQGNLKIVAKGDKTPLADLPWTVSRHEIHVNKGQWRWPYAQQPLQGGIDLTLTNWDKNYQQTQIEARMNVLTQGNHGKGNVVVNLGPGKLSVIDSSMAFRVTGLVNSQNLSLTASIPGLLTGSVLNPLLTLDSGSLLRAWGRLDDQTTLQEARWPLAGIKLNAEGVTGRLQAIMKVKDSYWGNFKLHLDGQAQQFMPDKGQWQWQYWGNGDLPPLAAKWDVGGRGEWLGNTIRLNQLSTGFDKIHYGMMTVVKPRLTIDQPIVWIRDEKQPKFTGAFMLDTNKVELENGGYLPHAILNLAATGTAPDQFLLKGDLHAERIGPIKLNGRWDGERLRGEAWWAKQSTAVFQPLLSPDLNITLRDGDFYAQAAFSAAREQGFEAGGHMVVKNAGMWLKDGEMSGLDFIMAYRLKNEVWQLGAKQPISLRIKHLSNLFEMSNISADLQGYYPYSDRAPLVLSNVGVDMLKGHIGFDALRLPQPASTVLRLKDIDLSVLFTALKPKQFAMSGRVDGELPLYLKDAQWLIRNGWIDNASMLTLRLDPDMADAMAANNMAAGAAIEWLRYMEISRSRAEVNLSNLGVLTMAATIRGVNPQQSAHREVVLNYHHEENIFELWRSLRFGDNLQEWLEQSLSTPARSEHEQP from the coding sequence ATGATCAAGTGGCTCAAAAGGTTATTTGCAGCGCTGATCGCCATATTTTTGGCATTAACGTTTCTCTGGTTAACGGTGGCACATTGGCTGCCGTGGGTTATAAAACAGTGGCTTCCAGCTGGAACGCGCGTGGAGTTTAGCGCTCGTCCGTACTGGTCGAACGGTGCATTGCATCTGCCGGGGTTAAGCTATCTGGCGGAGGATTGCCGTTTGGGCGATCTGTCTGCGGCACGTTTGCGCTATCAGCAAGGCCGCTGGCAAATGCTGGCAGACACGCTTGACGTCAATACCCTGTGTTTGGAAAAGCTCCCTTCATCTGATACTCCCTCTGCGCCGCTTGAGCTGGATAAAATTCAGCGCTCTTTACCGCTGTTTGACGTGGCGATAAATCATCTCATCGTAAGCCCATGGCAGGACTATGCCGGAGCCATCAGCGTGGTCAATAACGCCGATGGGCAGACGGTTCGTTACCGTAGCGATCGCCTTAGCCTTGATGCGCGTCTCGATGACAAACAAAAGCTGACGGTTAAAAAACTATCGCTAAAAGTTCCTCAAACGGATCAGCCGATAGAGCTGGATGGGGAGTTGCAAATACCGTTGGATCTGGCCTCACTGCCGCGCAGTGGCAACATGCAGGCCCAGCTCAAAACCCCGTTTGTTGAACAACCGCTGTTGCTGATTTCTGAATGGAAGAATAAACAAGGCAATTTGAAGATTGTTGCCAAGGGCGATAAAACGCCGTTGGCCGATTTGCCGTGGACGGTGAGCCGTCATGAAATCCACGTGAATAAAGGCCAGTGGCGTTGGCCTTATGCGCAGCAACCGTTGCAGGGCGGTATCGATCTCACCCTGACTAACTGGGATAAAAATTACCAGCAAACGCAAATTGAAGCGCGAATGAACGTGCTCACGCAGGGCAATCACGGCAAAGGTAACGTGGTCGTGAATCTCGGTCCGGGTAAGCTCAGCGTCATCGATAGCAGCATGGCATTTCGCGTGACCGGTCTTGTGAACAGTCAAAACCTGTCTTTAACGGCATCGATCCCCGGTTTACTTACCGGCAGCGTGCTGAATCCTTTGCTAACGCTGGATAGTGGTTCACTGCTGCGAGCATGGGGACGTTTAGACGATCAAACCACGCTGCAAGAAGCGCGTTGGCCGCTGGCAGGCATCAAGCTCAACGCGGAAGGTGTGACCGGTCGTTTACAGGCGATCATGAAAGTCAAAGACAGCTACTGGGGTAATTTCAAATTGCACCTCGATGGTCAGGCACAGCAATTCATGCCTGATAAAGGTCAGTGGCAGTGGCAATATTGGGGCAACGGTGATTTACCACCGCTGGCAGCGAAATGGGACGTGGGGGGCCGTGGTGAATGGCTAGGGAATACTATCCGCCTGAACCAGCTATCGACCGGATTTGATAAAATCCACTATGGCATGATGACGGTGGTCAAACCGCGCTTAACCATCGATCAGCCGATCGTTTGGATTCGAGATGAAAAACAGCCGAAATTTACCGGTGCTTTCATGCTTGATACCAATAAGGTGGAACTGGAGAACGGCGGTTATCTCCCACATGCCATTTTGAACCTTGCTGCCACCGGAACAGCGCCGGATCAGTTTTTATTGAAAGGCGATCTTCACGCCGAACGTATTGGCCCTATTAAGCTCAACGGGCGTTGGGATGGGGAAAGACTGCGTGGTGAAGCCTGGTGGGCAAAACAATCCACGGCGGTATTCCAACCGCTGCTATCACCCGATCTGAATATCACGCTGCGCGACGGTGACTTTTACGCTCAGGCGGCATTCTCAGCAGCGCGAGAACAAGGCTTTGAAGCAGGCGGACACATGGTGGTGAAAAACGCCGGTATGTGGCTGAAAGACGGTGAGATGAGTGGATTAGATTTCATCATGGCCTATCGACTGAAAAATGAGGTATGGCAGCTAGGTGCCAAACAGCCGATTAGCCTGCGGATAAAACATCTGTCTAACCTGTTTGAAATGAGCAATATCTCGGCTGACCTACAGGGCTACTATCCCTATAGCGACCGCGCTCCGTTGGTGCTGTCAAACGTCGGTGTTGATATGCTGAAAGGCCACATCGGTTTTGATGCGCTGCGCCTTCCACAACCGGCGTCAACGGTCTTGAGACTGAAAGATATCGATCTGAGCGTGCTGTTCACAGCGCTAAAACCAAAACAGTTTGCGATGTCAGGTCGGGTAGACGGTGAGCTGCCGTTGTATCTGAAAGATGCGCAATGGCTTATTCGCAACGGCTGGATTGATAACGCATCTATGCTGACGCTACGTCTTGACCCCGATATGGCTGACGCGATGGCCGCTAACAATATGGCGGCGGGCGCTGCGATTGAGTGGCTGCGTTATATGGAGATCAGCCGTTCGCGAGCCGAAGTTAATTTAAGTAATTTAGGGGTACTCACCATGGCGGCGACGATCCGTGGCGTGAATCCTCAGCAAAGCGCACACCGTGAGGTCGTGCTTAACTATCATCATGAAGAAAATATTTTCGAGCTTTGGCGGAGTTTACGTTTTGGCGATAATTTACAGGAGTGGCTGGAGCAAAGCCTCTCAACCCCTGCGAGGAGTGAGCATGAGCAACCTTAA
- a CDS encoding 2-hydroxyacid dehydrogenase, translating to MKLAIYSTKQYDRKYLELVNKEFGFELEFFDFLLSPKTAKVAHGCEAVCIFVNDDASRKVLTELAALGVKIIALRCAGFNNVDLEAAKELGLEVVRVPAYSPEAVAEHAVGLMMSLNRRIHRAYQRTRDANFSLEGLIGFNMHNRTAGVIGTGKIGVATMRILKGFGMKLLAYDPYPNPQALELGAEYVDLKTLYEKSDVITLHCPLTPENHHLLDASAFGQMKNGVMIINTSRGGLIDSDAAIEALKQQKIGSLGMDVYENERDLFFEDKSNDVIQDDVFRRLSACHNVLFTGHQAFLTEEALTSISETTLNNIRTLANGEHCENLITA from the coding sequence ATGAAGCTCGCGATTTATAGTACTAAACAGTATGACCGCAAATATCTTGAACTAGTAAATAAAGAATTCGGTTTCGAGCTGGAGTTTTTTGACTTTCTGTTAAGCCCTAAAACGGCAAAAGTGGCGCATGGCTGTGAAGCTGTGTGTATCTTTGTCAACGACGATGCGAGCCGTAAAGTACTGACCGAGCTGGCCGCGCTCGGCGTTAAAATTATCGCACTGCGTTGCGCAGGCTTTAATAACGTCGATCTTGAAGCCGCCAAAGAGCTTGGCTTAGAGGTGGTACGTGTACCGGCCTATTCACCGGAAGCCGTCGCCGAACATGCCGTAGGCTTGATGATGAGCCTTAACCGCCGCATTCATCGCGCCTATCAACGTACCCGCGACGCCAACTTCTCACTGGAAGGATTGATTGGCTTTAACATGCATAACCGCACCGCGGGCGTTATCGGCACCGGTAAAATCGGCGTGGCTACCATGCGTATCCTGAAAGGTTTCGGCATGAAACTGCTGGCCTATGACCCATACCCAAACCCACAGGCGTTGGAATTAGGCGCAGAGTATGTGGATTTGAAAACGCTGTATGAAAAATCTGACGTGATCACCCTGCACTGCCCGTTAACGCCAGAAAACCATCATCTTTTAGATGCGTCTGCGTTTGGCCAGATGAAGAACGGTGTGATGATTATCAATACCAGCCGTGGCGGCCTGATCGATTCAGATGCGGCGATTGAAGCGTTGAAGCAGCAGAAAATTGGTTCTCTGGGAATGGACGTTTATGAAAACGAACGCGATCTGTTCTTTGAAGATAAATCTAACGACGTGATCCAAGACGACGTATTCCGTCGCCTGTCGGCCTGTCATAACGTGTTGTTTACCGGACATCAGGCTTTCTTGACCGAAGAAGCGCTGACCAGTATTTCTGAAACCACGCTCAATAACATTCGCACGCTGGCCAACGGTGAGCACTGTGAAAATTTGATCACCGCGTAG
- a CDS encoding glycogen synthase, which yields MVKTTAQRVSTNDGNNFGENNMDFLASSIALMESQGREMDASKVCGNMSTKQRELFNQRLAHYRQALLVEHIA from the coding sequence ATGGTAAAGACTACCGCACAGCGTGTTTCAACGAATGATGGAAACAATTTTGGCGAAAATAATATGGATTTTTTAGCCAGCAGCATTGCCTTAATGGAGTCGCAGGGACGTGAGATGGATGCCAGCAAAGTGTGTGGCAATATGTCGACCAAGCAGCGTGAGCTGTTTAATCAGCGTTTAGCTCATTATCGTCAGGCATTGCTGGTGGAGCATATCGCCTAA